GCTGTCCTTAGCGTTTCTTCGTGGATTCCTTAAATGCAGGAGGCACGTATGTCTGTTCAATCAACCTTAACCGAACTTGCTCAACAACGCATCCTCATCCTTGATGGCGCAATGGGCACCATGCTTCAGCAGTATAATCTGGATGAAGCCCGTTATCGCGGGGAGCGGTTTAAAGATTATGACCGGCCGGTAAAGGGCAATAATGATCTGCTCAGTCTCACCCAGCCGCAGTTGGTCCTTGAAATTCACCGGGCTTATCTGGAAGCCGGGGCGGACCTTGTTGAAACCAATACCTTCAACGCCAACGCCATCTCCCAGGCCGATTACGGCATGGAAAAGCTGGCCTACAAAATGAACCTGGCCGCGGCCAAAATCGCCCGCCAGGTCGCCAACCAATACACGGCCCAAACGCCCCACAAACCGCGTTTTGTGGCCGGCGCCCTGGGGCCAACCAATAAAACCGCCTCCCTCTCGCCCAACGTCAACGACCCCGGCGCCCGCAACGTTACCTTTGACCAATTAAAAGCCGTTTACAAAGAACAAGCCCGGGGCCTGGTGGACGGTGGCGTGGACCTGCTGCTGCTGGAAACCATTTTCGACACCCTCAACGGCAAGGCCGCTTTTTTTGCCTTGGATGAATTGTTTGCCGAAATAGGCCGCAGCCTGCCGGTGATGGTTTCCGGCACCATCACCGATGCCAGCGGCCGCACTCTCTCCGGCCAAACCACCGAAGCCTTCTGGCATTCGGTCAGGCACGTTCAGCCTTTCAGTGTGGGCCTGAACTGCTCGTTGGGCGCTAAAGAAATGCGGCCTTATCTTGAAAATCTTTCCGACGTGGCCGATACTTTGGTCAGTTGTTATCCCAACGCCGGGCTGCCCAACGAGTTTGGCGAATACGATCAGACCCCGGACGAAATTGCGGCCTACCTGCAAGAGTTTGCCCAAAGCGGATTTATTAACATAGTGGGCGGCTGCTGCGGCACCACGCCCGATCACATCCGGGCCATTGCCCGGGCCGTGGAAAAAATTCAACCCCGCCTCGTGCCCAAGGTTGAACCTTACGCTCGCTACAGCGGCCTGGAACCGCTCACCATCACTCCCTTTACCAACTTTGTCAACATTGGCGAACGGACCAACGTATCCGGCTCAATCAAGTTCAAACGGCTGATTGTGGAAGAAAATTACGAAGAAGCCTTGCGCATTGCGGCCCAGCAGGTGGAAAATGGCGCGCAGATGGTGGATGTCAACTTTGACGACGGCCTACTCGACGGCGAAGCCTGCATGACCCGCTTTCTCAATTTGATCGCCGCCGAGCCGGACATTGCCCGCGTGCCGGTGGTGATCGACTCCTCCAAGTGGTCGGTGCTTGAGGCTGGCTTAAAGTGTGTGCAGGGCAAAAGCGTGGTCAATTCCATCAGCCTCAAAGAAGGCGAGGCGGAATTCAAACGCCAGGCTTGCCTTATCAAACGTTACGGCGCCGCCGTGATTGTGATGGCCTTTGACGAAGCGGGCCAGGCCGCCTCGCTGGAGCGCAAAGTGGAGATCTGTACCCGGGCCTACAACCTCCTCACCCGGGAGGTCGGCTTCTCGCCCGAAGACATTATCTTTGACCCCAATATCCTCACCGTAGCCACCGGCATTGAAGAACACAACCACTACGCCGTCAACTTTATCGAGGCCACCCGGATGATCAAACAAACCCTGCCGCATTGTAAGGTCAGCGGTGGGGTGAGCAACCTGTCCTTTTCTTTTCGGGGCAACAATGTGGTGCGAGAGGCCATGCATGCCGCGTTTTTGTACCACGCCATCCGGGCCGGGTTGGATATGGCCATTGTTAATGCCGGACAGTTGGCCGTGTACGACGATATCCCGCCGGACCTGCTGGAACGGGTGGAGGACGTGATCTTCAACCGCCGCCCGGATGCCACCGAGCGGCTGGTCAGTTTTGCCGAAACGGTCAAGGGCCAGGCTATGGAAAAAGTTGAGGATAAAGCCTGGCGCGATCAGCCGGTGCACAAACGATTGGAGCATGCCCTGGTCAAAGGTATTTTGGACTACATTGAAACGGATGTGGAAGAAGCGCGGCAGCAGTTTGACCGGTCATTGGCCGTGATTGAAGGGCCGTTGATGGCGGGCATGAACGTGGTTGGCGATTTGTTTGGAGCGGGCAAGATGTTTTTGCCCCAGGTGGTCAAAAGCGCGCGAGTGATGAAAAAAGCTGTGGCTTACCTGTTGCCGTTCATTCTGGAAGAAAATGCGCAAAACGGGCTTGAGGATAGCCAGGCGGCCAAAATATTGCTGGCTACGGTTAAGGGCGACGTGCACGACATTGGCAAAAACATTGTGGGAGTGGTGTTGGGTTGTAACAATTATAATGTGATTGACCTGGGCGTGATGGTGCCGGCGGAAAAGATTTTGCAAACTGCCCGCGAGCAAAACGTGGACGTGATTGGCCTGAGCGGGCTGATCACGCCCTCGCTGGATGAGATGGTGCACGTGGCCGAGGAAATGACGCGCCAGGGCTTTGAGTTGCCGCTTTTGATTGGCGGGGCCACCACCTCGCGCATCCATACGGCGGTCAAAATTGCGCCGGCGTATCAAAACACGGCCATACACGTGCTCGATGCGTCGCGCAGCGTGGGCGTGGTGGAAAAGCTGCTCAATCCCACTACCCGCCAATCATTCCGCCGGGAGGTAGCCGCCGAGTACGAACAACTGCGGGAAACTCACCGCGGCAAACGAGCCAAAAAACCGCTGCTCGACCTGCCTGCGGCCCGCGCTCGCCGTTTCCAACCGGATTGGACGCAGGTGGATATTGTGAAGCCCAGCTTTTTGGGCGTCAAAGTGTTTGACCGGATCAGCCTGAACAGCGTGGCCCGGTGCATTGACTGGACCCCGTTTTTCCACACCTGGGAGATTAATGGCGTTTACCCGCAAATCTTGAACGATCCCGTCAAGGGCCGGGAAGCCACCGATCTTTTCAACAACGCCCAAACCCTGCTTGACAACATCATCAAACAGGGCTGGCTGACCGCCCGCGCCGTGCTGGGCTTTTTCCCGGCCAACAGCAAGGGCGACGACATCATCCTTTACCCCGACGAGGCCCGGGCCGAGACGCTGGCCGTTTTCCACACCCTGCGCCAGCAAACCGACAAGGGGCCGGGCCGGCCCTGTTACGCCCTGGCCGATTTTATTGCGCCCGCCGATAGCGGCGCGCCCGATTATCTGGGCTGTTTTGCCGTGACCGGCGGCATAGGTTTGCCGGAACTGGCGGCCAAATTTGAGGCCGAACACGACGATTATTGCGCCATTATGGCCAAAGCCCTGGCCGACCGTTTGGCCGAAGCCCTGGCCGAGTATATGCACGAGCAGGTGCGTAAGCAGTGGTGGGGCTACGCGCCCGCCGAAAATTTCAGCAACCAGGAATTGATCAAAGAAGCCTATCGCGGCATTCGGCCCGCGCCCGGTTATCCCGCCTGCCCGGATCACACCGAAAAGGGCATTTTGTTTGACCTGCTCAACGTGCCGCAAAATATTGATCTGCACCTGACCGAAACGTTTGCCATGTATCCGGCGGCCGCGGTCAGCGGTTTTTACTTTGCCCACCCTGAAGCGCGCTATTTTACGGTGGGCAAAATTGGCCGTGATCAAGTGGCGGATTACGCCCGTCGCAAGGGCATGCCGGTGGCCGAGGTGGAGCGGTGGTTGCGGCCAAACTTAGCGGAAGGGGTTTAGGCAGGGATAGCAGGTATCAGAATGTGTTCCTGCTTTGCTACCTTGTCCCTTTGTTACTTTGCTACCTTACCCCTTTGCTACCTTGCCATCCAAAATGGCTTTCCGGCGAGTATGTATTTTCCAGCTAAACCTTAATATTTTGTAACAAACCGTAACAAACCGTTAGGTTCATCACCTGTTTTTTCTGCTACAATAAAAGTGTCGAAAGTTTAGTTCCCCTCCCTCCTTATCATTAGCCCCCGGTTGAAGTATTAGCCGGGGGATTTTTTTATGGTTAATTCCAACTTGACACTGACCCCTCTCAATGATATGCTTTAATGGGTCGGTTGATTATCCTATCATATTTTAATACAATTAAATGAGGAGGACTTTACCAATGAGCGGTCAGAATCAAACTGTCTATACCGGGGGAGGAGCGCCAGCGCCGGCTGCAACTAATCGCAGGCCCCTTTTGATTGTGGGTGGCCTGGGGTGCGTGCTGTTGTTATGTATTGCTTTGCTTATTGGCGGGGGACTGTTTTTTGCCCGCGATCGGTTGAATGATATTGCCGGCCTGGGAGGTGGTGAGGCTACCCCGGTGGTGGAGACGCCCACCGTGATTATGCCCACGGCTACCCTCGAACCAAGCCCTACGGTGGAGACCCCTATTGAGCCTACTGTAGAGCAGGCTGATACCGGCGAGACCCCGCCCTTAGAGACCAAGCCGGTCATCGGCATGATTACTTTTGCCCTGGACGCTACTGCCGATTATGAGCCGATTGATCCCGGCACCTCCTTTGCCGAAGGGATTACCGTGATCCATGCTATTTTTGATTATAGTGGCATGTTGTCCTCCTACACCTGGGAGCGGGTTTGGTATCTGGATGGCAGTGAAATCTTGCGAAATTCAGCCGCCTGGACCGACTCGGAAAGTGGACGGTTTGATTATTTCATTGACGCCGGGGGAGACCCGCTCTCGCCGGGTGAATGGACCTTGGAACTTTATGTAAATGACGAATTACTCTCAAAAGGCACTTTTACCATCAAGGGAGCAGAACTACCCGTGGCGGCAGCCGCAGATACGCCCACGCCCACCAAACCTGCTCTCCCCGAAGCCACGCCCACCAAGCCGAGTTTGAGTGAGGTAAGTCCAGGAGGTGGCGGTGGCAGTTCGGGTGGCGGCGGTGGAGTTTACCAACTGGTTTACACCAAGTGGGACGGCGGGCAGCATAATATGTACGTGGCCGACACCAATGGCAATAACGAACAATTTATTATGAATCGGGCCGCCGGTCCTTCCTGGACACCTGATGGCCAGACCATCTTCTTTTTTGGTGAGGCAGGAGTTGGTCAACAAGATCGCAGCCAAGTCCCTGGCATTGGAAGTTGTGATTTGCCTGGCGTAAGCGATGGTATTGTGGCTATAGATTTTTCTTCTGCTCCTGCTGACATTTGTGTTACATTTCCCGGAGTTCGGCAAGGTCCTGGTTGGAATGATGGCACAGCTCGCTGGACGAGTGTTTCTCTTGATGGGCAAATGGTAGCCTATGATGCCAAACCCGGCGGAGATTACCGTATCTATTTTTTAGGCACTACCGACAACCAGCAATTTCGCTTTGAAATTGTGGGCGAGCAGGCCGATTGGTCGCCCGACAGCCAGAAGATTGTTTATCGCTCCGGCCGGGACGGCAAAACCGGCATCTGGATTTCAAACCGGGACGACAGCGGCCACACGCCCATTACCAGCGTTGGCTCCGACTCCTTCCCCGCCTGGTCGCCCGATGGCCAGACCATTGCCTTTAGCCGCGATGAAGGCGGCAATGTTGACATTTACACCATGAACGTGGACGG
The sequence above is a segment of the Anaerolineae bacterium genome. Coding sequences within it:
- the metH gene encoding methionine synthase, whose protein sequence is MSVQSTLTELAQQRILILDGAMGTMLQQYNLDEARYRGERFKDYDRPVKGNNDLLSLTQPQLVLEIHRAYLEAGADLVETNTFNANAISQADYGMEKLAYKMNLAAAKIARQVANQYTAQTPHKPRFVAGALGPTNKTASLSPNVNDPGARNVTFDQLKAVYKEQARGLVDGGVDLLLLETIFDTLNGKAAFFALDELFAEIGRSLPVMVSGTITDASGRTLSGQTTEAFWHSVRHVQPFSVGLNCSLGAKEMRPYLENLSDVADTLVSCYPNAGLPNEFGEYDQTPDEIAAYLQEFAQSGFINIVGGCCGTTPDHIRAIARAVEKIQPRLVPKVEPYARYSGLEPLTITPFTNFVNIGERTNVSGSIKFKRLIVEENYEEALRIAAQQVENGAQMVDVNFDDGLLDGEACMTRFLNLIAAEPDIARVPVVIDSSKWSVLEAGLKCVQGKSVVNSISLKEGEAEFKRQACLIKRYGAAVIVMAFDEAGQAASLERKVEICTRAYNLLTREVGFSPEDIIFDPNILTVATGIEEHNHYAVNFIEATRMIKQTLPHCKVSGGVSNLSFSFRGNNVVREAMHAAFLYHAIRAGLDMAIVNAGQLAVYDDIPPDLLERVEDVIFNRRPDATERLVSFAETVKGQAMEKVEDKAWRDQPVHKRLEHALVKGILDYIETDVEEARQQFDRSLAVIEGPLMAGMNVVGDLFGAGKMFLPQVVKSARVMKKAVAYLLPFILEENAQNGLEDSQAAKILLATVKGDVHDIGKNIVGVVLGCNNYNVIDLGVMVPAEKILQTAREQNVDVIGLSGLITPSLDEMVHVAEEMTRQGFELPLLIGGATTSRIHTAVKIAPAYQNTAIHVLDASRSVGVVEKLLNPTTRQSFRREVAAEYEQLRETHRGKRAKKPLLDLPAARARRFQPDWTQVDIVKPSFLGVKVFDRISLNSVARCIDWTPFFHTWEINGVYPQILNDPVKGREATDLFNNAQTLLDNIIKQGWLTARAVLGFFPANSKGDDIILYPDEARAETLAVFHTLRQQTDKGPGRPCYALADFIAPADSGAPDYLGCFAVTGGIGLPELAAKFEAEHDDYCAIMAKALADRLAEALAEYMHEQVRKQWWGYAPAENFSNQELIKEAYRGIRPAPGYPACPDHTEKGILFDLLNVPQNIDLHLTETFAMYPAAAVSGFYFAHPEARYFTVGKIGRDQVADYARRKGMPVAEVERWLRPNLAEGV
- a CDS encoding PD40 domain-containing protein gives rise to the protein MSGQNQTVYTGGGAPAPAATNRRPLLIVGGLGCVLLLCIALLIGGGLFFARDRLNDIAGLGGGEATPVVETPTVIMPTATLEPSPTVETPIEPTVEQADTGETPPLETKPVIGMITFALDATADYEPIDPGTSFAEGITVIHAIFDYSGMLSSYTWERVWYLDGSEILRNSAAWTDSESGRFDYFIDAGGDPLSPGEWTLELYVNDELLSKGTFTIKGAELPVAAAADTPTPTKPALPEATPTKPSLSEVSPGGGGGSSGGGGGVYQLVYTKWDGGQHNMYVADTNGNNEQFIMNRAAGPSWTPDGQTIFFFGEAGVGQQDRSQVPGIGSCDLPGVSDGIVAIDFSSAPADICVTFPGVRQGPGWNDGTARWTSVSLDGQMVAYDAKPGGDYRIYFLGTTDNQQFRFEIVGEQADWSPDSQKIVYRSGRDGKTGIWISNRDDSGHTPITSVGSDSFPAWSPDGQTIAFSRDEGGNVDIYTMNVDGSNVQRLTDAPGPDSLPIYTPSGDIIFRSARSGAWGIWKMSGSGANQTEIIPNAGVGPDWAKSKMDVR